In the genome of Spea bombifrons isolate aSpeBom1 chromosome 11, aSpeBom1.2.pri, whole genome shotgun sequence, one region contains:
- the LOC128469168 gene encoding oocyte zinc finger protein XlCOF7.1-like, with amino-acid sequence MAGQAAEEAFTCLECGECFATKPKLTKHERVHAEEKPFACSQCGKCFVTKPRLARHERIHTGERPFACSECGKCLTTKVALTNHEKKHSGVKPFACLECGKCFFTKYEVTVHERNHTGEKPYTCSHCAKCFTTKSTLTRHERLHADRLLPCSECGKCFNTKPGLTRHQRLHTGEKPYACSECEKCFITRSEVNRHREFHVGLKPFGCPECGKCFYTKARLEQHARTHTGEKPFACSECGKSFGTRFGRTVHWRTHSGEKPCVCLECGKCFGTKANLVRHEMFHTGEKPFACFECGKCFCTKGDLKRHEKRRSGEKPYACFLCGKCFTTKSELTTHQRFHSGEKPFSCSQCGKYFYTKAHLKKHEGCHTGEKPFACSECGKCFRTRAELTRHVRFHTGEKPFACSECGKCFRTRAELTRHVRFHTGERPFPCPLCGRWFYAKEHLGKHLQSHTR; translated from the coding sequence ATGGCTGGGCAGGCAGCCGAGGAAGCGTTCACATGCTTGGAATGTGGGGAATGTTTCGCCACGAAGCCAAAACTCACCAAGCACGAGCGGGTCCACGCAGAAGAGAAGCCGTTTGCGTGTTCTCAATGCGGGAAATGCTTCGTCACGAAACCGAGGCTTGCCAGACACGAGCGGATCCACACGGGGGAGAGACCGTTCGCGTGTTCGGAGTGCGGGAAATGTTTAACCACAAAGGTTGCGCTCACAAATCACGAGAAGAAGCACAGCGGGGTGAAGCCGTTCGCGTGTCTGGAATGCGGGAAATGTTTCTTCACGAAGTATGAAGTGACCGTTCACGAGCGAAACCACACGGGAGAGAAGCCGTACACGTGTTCCCACTGCGCAAAGTGCTTCACCACAAAGTCCACGCTTACCAGGCACGAGCGGCTCCACGCGGACCGGTTGCTTCCGTGTTCCGAATGCGGCAAGTGCTTCAACACGAAGCCGGGACTTACCCGGCACCAGCGGCTgcacacgggggagaagccgtACGCGTGTTCCGAGTGCGAGAAATGTTTCATCACGAGGTCGGAGGTCAACAGACACCGAGAATTTCACGTAGGGCTGAAACCGTTCGGGTGCCCTGAATGCGGGAAATGCTTTTACACGAAGGCTCGCCTCGAGCAGCACGCGCGCACGCACACCGGAGAGAAGCCCTTCGCGTGCTCGGAATGCGGAAAGTCTTTCGGCACCCGGTTTGGGCGCACCGTGCACTGGAGGACCCACAGCGGGGAGAAGCCGTGCGTCTGTCTCGAGTGCGGAAAGTGCTTCGGCACCAAGGCGAACCTGGTCCGGCATGAAATGTTtcacacgggggagaagccgtTCGCGTGCTTCGAATGCGGGAAATGTTTTTGCACGAAGGGCGATCTGAAGAGGCACGAGAAGCGGCGCAGCGGGGAGAAGCCTTACGCCTGCTTTCTCTGCGGCAAATGTTTCACCACCAAGTCTGAGCTCACGACGCACCAGAGGTTCCACTCCGGAGAAAAGCCCTTCTCGTGCTCGCAGTGCGGGAAATATTTCTACACCAAAGCCCATCTGAAGAAGCACGAGGGGTGtcacacgggggagaagcccTTCGCGTGCTCGGAATGCGGGAAATGCTTCAGGACACGGGCGGAGCTCACGAGACACGTGAGATtccacacgggggagaagcccTTCGCGTGTTCGGAATGCGGGAAATGCTTCAGGACACGGGCGGAGCTCACGAGACACGTGAGATTCCACACAGGAGAGAGACCCTTTCCGTGCCCTCTGTGCGGGAGATGGTTTTACGCCAAAGAACATCTCGGCAAACACCTGCAGAGCCACACGCGATAG
- the LOC128469157 gene encoding oocyte zinc finger protein XlCOF7.1-like, whose translation MAEQAAEETFTCPECGKCFITKSKLAKHKQIHKGKKHFKCQECGKCLTTKVGLDNHERKHSGMKPFACLECQKCFFTKYELVVHERCHTGEKPYACSECDKSFITQSALTRHLPTHTEEKPFSCLECGKCFSRKVVLRNHERKHSGVKPYPCLECGKCYLTKYELVIHERYHTGERPFACAHCPKCFTTKSRLNRHERFHTETPFACPECGKCFITKQGLTRHERLHTGEKPFACSECGKCFITKPELDRHKGFHVGLKPFGCSECGKCFYTKAHLNKHKQYHTGEKPFACSECEKCFITRTELNRHLRCHTGERPFSCLLCAKSFYTSENLSKHKRTHTGEKPFACSECGKRFSRKALLDNHEKKHSGVKPFPCLECGKCFFTKYELDIHEQNHTGEKRFACPECGKSFSRKTVLDNHQKKHSGVKPFACLECGKCFFTKYEAIIHEQSHTGKKPHVCSHCPKCFTAKSKLIRHERIHTGERPFPCAECGKRFHTKEHLREHERRHKGEKPFSCSACERCFVTKALLIRHEIYHTGVKPFACSVCGKGFCTKPELNRHLRFHTGERPFPCLVCEKRFYTKEHLKKHVQRHTR comes from the coding sequence ATGGCCGAGCAGGCAGCGGAGGAAACGTTTACATGCCCTGAATGCGGAAAATGTTTCATCACAAAATCAAAACTCGCCAAACATAAGCAGATCCACAAAGGAAAGAAGCATTTCAAATGTCAAGAATGCGGGAAATGCTTGACCACAAAGGTTGGGCTTGATAATCACGAGAGAAAGCACAGCGGGATGAAGCCGTTTGCGTGTCTGGAATGTCAGAAATGTTTCTTCACAAAGTACGAACTTGTTGTTCACGAGCGATGTCACACGGGAGAGAAGCCTTATGCGTGTTCAGAATGCGACAAAAGTTTCATCACGCAATCCGCGCTAACCAGGCATTTGCCGACTCACACCGAGGAGAAGCCATTCTCGTGTTTGGAATGCGGGAAATGTTTCTCTAGAAAGGTCGTGCTTAGAAATCACGAGAGGAAGCACAGCGGCGTGAAGCCATATCCGTGTCTGGAATGTGGGAAATGTTACTTGACAAAGTACGAGCTTGTTATTCACGAGCGATATCACACGGGGGAGAGGCCGTTTGCATGTGCTCACTGCCCAAAATGTTTTACTACGAAGTCGAGGCTTAATAGACACGAGAGGTTTCACACCGAGACACCATTTGCCTGTCCCGAGTGTGGAAAATGTTTCATCACAAAACAGGGACTTACCCGACATGAGCGGCTTCACACGGGGGAGAAACCCTTCGCGTGTTCGgagtgcgggaaatgtttcATCACGAAGCCCGAGCTCGATAGACATAAAGGATTTCACGTAGGGTTAAAGCCGTTTGGATGTTCTGAATGCGGAAAGTGTTTCTATACAAAAGCTCATCTTAACAAACATAAGCAATAtcacacgggggagaagcccTTCGCGTGTTCAGAATGCGAAAAGTGTTTTATCACAAGGACGGAGCTCAACAGACACCTGCGATGCCACACAGGAGAGAGACCTTTTTCATGTCTTCTGTGCGCAAAAAGCTTTTATACAAGTGAAAATCTCAGCAAACACAAGCGGACtcacaccggggagaagccGTTCGCGTGTTCGGAATGCGGGAAACGCTTTTCCAGAAAGGCTCTGCTCGACAATCACGAGAAGAAGCACAGCGGGGTGAAGCCGTTCCCATGTCTGGAATGCGGGAAATGTTTCTTCACAAAGTACGAACTTGATATCCATGAGCAGAATCACACGGGAGAGAAGCGATTTGCGTGTCCGGAATGCGGGAAAAGCTTTTCCAGAAAGACTGTGCTTGATAACCATCAGAAGAAGCACAGCGGGGTGAAGCCGTTCGCGTGTCTGGAATGCGGCAAATGTTTCTTCACAAAGTATGAAGCTATTATTCATGAACAGAGTCACACGGGAAAGAAGCCTCACGTGTGTTCCCACTGCCCGAAATGTTTCACCGCAAAGTCAAAGCTTATAAGACACGAGAGAATTCACACCGGAGAGAGACCGTTTCCGTGCGCTGAATGCGGGAAACGTTTTCATACGAAAGAACACCTCAGGGAGCACGAGCGGAGACACAAGGGGGAGAAGCCATTTTCATGTTCCGCGTGTGAAAGATGTTTCGTCACAAAGGCCTTGCTAATTAGACATGAAATATATCACACGGGAGTGAAGCCGTTTGCCTGCTCTGTATGCGGAAAAGGTTTCTGTACGAAGCCCGAACTCAACAGACACCTGAGATTTCACACAGGAGAGAGACCCTTTCCGTGTCTCGTGTGCGAGAAACGATTTTACACGAAAGAACATCTCAA